In Ramlibacter sp. PS4R-6, the DNA window ATCCGTGCCCGCCGTCATGTCAGGCGCGCTCGGAGCGGACGGAGCCGCGGTGTCCACAGTGACGCTCAGGCCCGTGCCCGCAGCGCTGGTGTTACCCGCCGCATCCGTGGCCTTGGCCGTGATCGTGTGCGCGCCGTCACCCAGCGTGCTCACCGTGATCGACCAGTTGCCGCTGCCGTCGGCCGAGCCCG includes these proteins:
- a CDS encoding Ig-like domain-containing protein is translated as LAVTIDTTAPAAPSAPDLTAGTDSGSSSTDNITNDNTPTFTGTAEANSSVTLYDTDGTTVVGTGSADGSGNWSITVSTLGDGAHTITAKATDAAGNTSAAGTGLSVTVDTAAPSAPSAPDMTAGTD